The genomic stretch GGAGAGAAAGACAATGGGAAAGAATACGAACGAAATCACTGACAGGGGCCGGAAGTGGCTGGACACGCTTGAACAGGATAGCGAGGGGCGGTACGTTGTGCAGGAAGACTACGCTCGCAAGTGCACGAGGCGACGAGTGATTTGCTCAGGCTGATGGACGCACACGACATCGGAAACACCAAAGTTGTTGTCGTCGACGGCGACACCAGCGGTGTTGTCAGCCTCGGAACACTTAACGCGGTTTTCATGGCCGCCTTCGGTTCCAGTCACCTCCTCGTAGGCGGCGGCCACGAGCCTCTGTACGACATTTTGACCAAGTCGGTCGACTTGCTGATGAACGCGAAAATCATCGCACGTTGTGTCCTGGGAGAGGTCGAAAAGGCCGGAGCTGACCGTGCGATCATCAGCGACACCAGGAAGGCGATCCAGGGGGAGGACGAGTAAGATGGATATGAAAACCAAGCTGATCTCGATCAAGATCGCCCACTCCACCGCCGCCCAAATCAAGCGGTGGAGTAACCAGGGGATCAACACAACCACATCGGTGATCGCGTGCGTTCGGTACGGATTGTCGGTCGGGGAGCCGCTCCGGATAAAAGTGAAGCGGTGGAAACTCGTCCAGATCGGCCTCCGGATCCCGGTCGACCTTCTCGAGGCGGTCGACGAACTGGCAGAGCAGTGGTCGGTGTCCAGGTCCGAGGCTGTTGATATCATGGTCCAAAACACGATCTCGGACAGTATCCACGGTGTCAGCGCACCGTTGACTGTATTCCTGCCGACTGTCAGGCTCCCGCAAAAATATGGAGACAACAATGGGACTCGCTAGATTGCAACTCACGACCGTCTTGCCGGCAATCCTTGCCCTAGTCGCCGCCGTCTATTGCCGCCTGTCATCGACCCAGTGCGACTCCACCGGAGTCAACCTGGCCCTCGCCGTGACCCTCGTTTCGGCAACCCTGAACGCCTAGGCCATCGCCGGACACTGGTCGGTATCCCGTCGGGTGCCGGCGCTGATCGCCACCACCTCCACATGCTCCGCGTTCCTGTTTGTCATGACAGGCCTGAAGGCAGTCGAGACCGGTCTCCCCTGGCGTATGCTGATCGCATTCGCGGCCGTGGTCGCCTCGGTCGTTCTGCCCCGCGATGGGGCAATGTTCCTTGACTCCGCCACCGATCGTCCGGACCGCCTCGAGTAGCTGCCACAACCCCACCGCCAACGCCAACAGCAAGTCGCCACACCGGGGCTCTTGCTCCTCATTCCGCATCATCCGGACCGCACCCGCCCACCACCTTTCCAATGCTTTTTCCAACTTTTTCATCATTTCAATCCCATCTTTCGGCCAAGTTGCCTCTGCGGCGGTGAATAAGCTTGTGAATGGCCGCATGGTGCGGCCGTTGAAAACATCCCCCAGAAGGGAAGATTAGCAAGTTCGTCAAGATCGCATTCATGTCCGCCGCCTTCGGCTCGGCGGTCGTCGCCGGCATCAACGCAGTCGTCGGCAACCTCGGCATCGCCCTGGCCGCCATGGCCATGTCCCTGGTCTGCGCCAGCTACCCCGTCGTCAAGACCAGCGGCTGGAAGTAACCACGAACCGCCACGCTTCGGCGGGGCCATCTTTTTTCTCTTTTTCAATCCATTCCCGCCCCGAAGACTTCGGTTCAGGGCGAAAAACGCCTGATGCCAAGGGCTTTTTCGGCGACCCTGGAGATGCTTGGAAGTTCGGATTTCTCGGCCCAAAAACTTGACTTCAGGGGGCTTGGCGTGAAATATTCACGTTAAGGGCGGAACGGAAACGATAACGAAAGCGAGAATGAAGATGGAAACGGTCAGACACAGCTGCGGACACGAACGGAAGTACAGGTTGAACGGCCCCGCGCACAGCGTCCAGCGGCAGATCGAACACCGGGAAGCGATGCCCTGCCCGAAGTGCAAAAAGGCGCAGGAAGAAGCCAGGTTCGTTGCGGAATGCGAAGCCGCCGCACTGGCGAATGCCGAGATGGGGCTTCCGGAGTTGACCGGCACGGCATCCCAAGTGTCGTATGCGGAAAAGTGCCGCAAGGAAGCGGTGATGTTCTCCAGGATGAAGCGGACTCCGATGGAAGAGATCCTCGAGGCCATGAGCCGCCCGACCCAGGCTCGGTGGTGGATTGAAAACAAGGACCTGCGGATGCACGAATGGCTCCCGACCATCAACGACCAGTTCCCTGCCAGATAGGCCAGAAGAAGATACTGACATGGAGAAAGTCAAGAAGGTCAAGTTGGCCGACAGCGGCAAGGGGTGGAAGCGCATCAACCTGACTATGTGCCTAGAGGCCAGGGAGATCCTGGAAATATGGAACCGGAACGGGATCGCACTCCCGACGGCCCTGGCGACGTGCGTAAGGGTTGTGTACGATGACGATTCGTTCATAGAACGGGTCGAACGTGGCGACATTGCGTCGGTCACATTTTTGCTTTCTGATCTGACCAGAGCGGATCTCAGTGGATTGGCAAAAAGGTGGGGTGTCAGCCGGTCGGAAGCGGCAGATATGGCCGTCCTCGGCATTGCCAGCGTCGTCAGCGGCGAGAACACGCTCCGGGTGTCTTTGGCGGACATTCTGCCGCTTGACACCTACGATGATGGAGAGGAGGGATAGCATGGGGATCGCACGGCTTGATCTCGCTACATGGGTTGCCGTCTTCGTCGGCCTTGTGGCCGTGTTAGTGATCCGGTTCCTTGTCGGCCCCGGCGGGTCGATCTGGTACGCCGTCTGGACGGCCATGCTGACCACCCCGCTCTACTTGTGGGCCGTCATGGGGCATTGGGACTGCAACCTGCGGCTCCCGGTCCTGGTGTCCCTAGCCGGGGTGGCGGCGGTATTCCTTGCGGCGGAGACGGCCATCACTTCCGTCAACGATGGGGATGCCGTCCCGGTCATGCTTGGGACATGCATGGTCGTCAGCGTTCGGATCCTGGTGTCATGCATGGTCCGGTCTCCGATGTTCGAGCGCGATCTCGACAAGATCGACTGATGCAACCACCGTTTTTGTTGGACTTTTCGGATTGAAAAAATGCGTTGCCATCAGTCCTTTAATAATGAATATATAAAGGTTGGACAAAAAAGTTTTTGACATTGCCTTAGATTTGTGAGAGACATTGGCCGTCGTGACCGAGATTGCCGAACAGCCGGAAATCTGGAAGTGACAAAAATCTGCATTATTTGGAGTGCTTATAGAAGAAATACATATGTAAGCGTCGGAAGACCCGGTAACGCACTGCCATACTGGCAATGCGGCTGACAAACTTCATTGTCAGCGGAAACTATTTTCATGCCGGAAGACTCTCTGGAGTCTATGATGACCAGAAACAAACGTATCAACCCCTCCGAACTGCTCCACCCCCTCTTAAAAGTCGGAATAGTGAAGCGCGTCGAAAACACCCAGCGTAAGATCTTCGTCAAAAAATTTGGCGGGAATCTCCTGTCCGGTGCTGAAGTTGTCTTCGGTTCCGAAAACATGATCTTGGCCGGTTGCGTCGAGACTCCCAACGGCGTCATCGACATCGAACTGGACATTACGCCGGAAATGTTCGTCGACCTTTTGCCGGCGTTCGATGCGTTCGCGTCCTGCACGACGCCGGCTATTTTGACTTCACGGACTTCGGCGACCGCAACCCGGCAAACTACCCCCGCCCCCGCACTGCAAAGCGCAAGCGTTGCCCCAAAGCCGGACAGGCCTCCCTGCTCGACGCCCAGGGGGTGTCCGATGACCGATAAGACCGCCAAGCCCCAGACCAGGTTCTTCACCCAGGCAGACCTGCCCAACATCCACCCCTGGCCTCCGGACGAGTGGTGGTTCACGGATCCGCGCAACAGGCTCGAAGACTACCTCCAGTTTCTCCTCGAGCATGGCATCGACCCGGAACCAAGGGCCATCTCCCACTACGACGATCCCGACAGGATCGGCGGCTGCGGCCGCCCGTTGTGGCGGTGCGACCTGACTTGCCCCGACAAGTGGCATACGTTTGTCGGCCCAATCCCCGAGCCGCAGGTTGACGCAGAGTGGCTCACCCCATTTCGGAACCACAAATAGCCCATAAACCAGGCGGTGGCACAACTATCTCGTTCGTGCCACCGCTGGGAAAGTCCATGGCGTTCAGGCGTTTTTCGCCCGGCGATAGTTGACAACGCCTGAACTTTGTATGTTGTTCAAACATTCAAGCCTGTTAGGTCTTGACTTTTGACCTTGCGGCGTCATCAAATCCAAGCATGACGGCAAGATCAACCTCCGAGTGGTTCGACGATCAGGACCGGGGAAGCCGGAAAAAAAGGAAGTGAAAAAATGAAGAAGATGCCCACCAAAACCAACACCCTAGCCGCTAAGGCCTTGGGCCTGTTCCTGGCCTCCAACGGCCCCCGTGCGCTGACGATCGACGGCGGCTCGTGCGGCCAGATCGGCACATTCCTCGGCGGAACGCTGATCAAGGACGGCCTCGGCAACGTCGCCCTGTGCGACGCCGTGCAGATTGAAACCGGAACGATGATCTTCGTGACTCCGCTCACGACTGGGGCCGTCGAACTGATGGCGGTCGGTGACGGGGATGACGCGACATGGCACCTCGGTGTCTGCGTCCCGGCTCTCGACGAGGACAAGATCGACGCTGAATACGCCGCCATGGCTGAGGTCGCCGGCAGCAAGATCGACGCGACGAGGGACGACCAGATGCGGTACATGGCCGTCGCCATGGAGCTGCTCGGCATGGACATCAGCGACCGTAAGGTCGAGCTGATCGACAAGAAAATAGACGAGATGGCCAGAGCCAGGGGCGAGATCTGACCGGCAGCCACGTACCCAGCGCCACCGCTACCGCCCCCCCACCGCCACCCGCCAACCAAACCCAAAGGCCCCTTCCGGGGCCTCTTCCTTTTTTTCTGCGCCTTCATTTTTCTCGGCCGGAAAACGTGCCTTTAGGATATGCGGGGAGCGATAGTTAAGTCATCTTCTTCATTTCCTCTATGGAAGTCGGCGCAACCTCCCCGGAAACGGGTCGCCGACTTCCCCCTTTTTTGCGACCTCCGGCTTGAGGGTCGTAAACTTTTTTGCGTGCAGTGGTTTGCACATATCTTTATATCTTTAATGTTTTTAGTGTGTTAAATCGTGATGCAAAAAACAGGAACTGTCAACTTGTTGAAATAGTTGTTGATTTGGCTTTTTCGGATGGTATGCTCTCGCTGATATTAATAGTTGGAGGCGTTTTTCAACTTTGTTTGGGGGAGCTGAGTGCTGGTTGACATTGACACGCTGTTGAGGGACCACCTGCAGGGGGTGACAAAGGCTATGATCCGCAGGGACAACCTGTGGCAGACATGGCCACACACGTTTGCAACGAGCGGAAGGACGCTGAGGTCTGCGTTGTTCTGCCCGGAAGATGTGGAATCGTTCATTATCGGGAGGAATGGGGTGAACTATGGCGAGATTCACACTGGACACGGAAAGGGTCAAGACCAAGAAAAAGGGCATCGTGTACCGCGCTTGGCTTCGAGAAGGCCGAACGAAGCTTGCAAGCAAGCAGGGGTTCAAGACGGTAAGGGAAGCCAAAGAATGGGGCAACGAGAAGGAGACGGAAATCCTCCAGATGCGGGAGCTGGAGGCCCTGGAAGCGGAGAGGGCGACCCGCATAACCTTCTTAGGCGCATCAAACGATTACCTTGACTGGGGTAAGTCGAGGTGGGGAAAAGGGACGTATTGCGGGAAGGTCGGAATCTATGCCCGATTCCTGGAATTTCTCGCACAGCACCACCCTGACGGCATTGATGCGAAGCTTGACGACGTCCCGTCACCGCTTATCGAGCGGTACATGTATCACGCCTCTGCGCAAGAGGGGTGTTCGAACAAGACAGGCAACCGGCATTGCAGGGAAATCGGGGCGGTGTGGACCCACGCCATCACCAGGGGGCTGATAGACGGGATCAGGCGGACCAAGCAATACATCGACAACCCTACCTGTGACATCAAGCCGTTCACCGTGGAAGAATACTCCCGGCCCGTGCCGACGTATGAAACGGTGCAGTTGTACCGTGGCGAGGCCCGTCCCGGTGACGAGTCGGACTACATCGAGATCATGTGCAACACGATACAGCGCGGGAGGAGCATCAGGACGCTGGAATGGACGAACGTCAAGCTGACAGAACGAAAAGCCGGATTCAAGCATGGGAAGCGGGACGGGACGATAACCACGGTCTGGATACACCTCAACGACACGGTATACGAGATCCTCAAGCGCCGGTTCCGGGAACGGGAAACCGACAGCCCGTTCGTATTTGTCAACCCACTGTCCGGGAACCGGTATCAGCGCAACGCATCGCTCATCAAGCACTTGTTCACAAACATCAAGAAGCGGCTTGAAAAGCGCCTCAAGATCGAAATCGAACACGTGACCGGTCATGCCCTGCGGCATTGGGGGTCACACATGCTCGACAAGGCCGAAGTCCCCGAGGAAAGAATCGGCAAAATGCTTGATCATCAGCGGCCGTCAACAACCAAGATCTACCTGGAGAAGATGCGGGTGGACGAGGGTGTGGCCAACAAGTTGGAAGAAATATCCAAAAACGGACCACGGAAACCGAAATACCTCAAGGTCGTCAAATAGCGACCAACCAAATAGCCGCCAGACAGGCCCCCTCGGGGGCCTTTTTCATGGCCGACAAAATGTGTTTGTCCCGTCCTGAAATAGGTTGACACCCAGAGGACCTATTTATGGAAGACAAATCCAAACAGCGAGTTAGACGCACCCAACGCGATTACACGATGGCCTTTAAATTGTCGGTTGTGGCACAGGTGGAAAAGGGCGAGATGACGTACAAGCAGGCTCAGGCTCTTTATGGTATTCAAGGGCGAAGCACTGTGCTGAAGTGGCTCAGGAAGCACGGCACCCTTGATTGGAGCAAGTCCATGGTACATTCCCGAAAAGACCCAAAAGCCAGAGAAACACCGGTCCAGAAGATCAAACGGCTGGAGAAAGAGCTTGAGGAAGAAAAGATCAAGACCGCGCTTCTCAATAAAATGATTGAGATTTCCGACCGCGAGTTTGGGACTTCTATAAGAAAAAAGCTTACCCCCGAGCTGCACGAAGTCTTCAGAGAGAAAGACAAATAAGCTTGTCTGCTTGTTGCAGGCAGCTCGGGGTCAGTCGGCAGTCCGTGTATCAGGCTGAAAAGCGCCATGATGCACGGGAAGCCATGTATCAGGAGGCAAAGGCCATGGTCCTGAACGTGCGGACCAGGATGCCCCGCCTTGGGACTCGAAAGCTGTACCACCTGTTGAAGGACGCATTTTCCGCAAAGGGAATCAGGCTCGGACGTGATGGGTTGTTTTCCCTGCTGCGGCGAGAGCATATGCTCATCAAGCGACGGAAAAACTATACAAAGACAACCAACTCGAAGCATTGGCTAAAAAAGCATCCCAACTTGTTGAAAGATGTTCAACCGAGATGTCCTGAGCAGGTGTTCGTAAGCGACATTACCTACGTGAATACACGTGAGCAAACATGCTATCTGTCGCTGGTGACAGATGCATTCAGCCGGAAGATAATGGGATACAACGTGAGCCGGGATCTCAGTGCGGAAAGCACAACCAAAGCGCTGGACGCGGCAGTTGAAAACAAGCGAAGGAGGGTGAATACAATTCACCATTCAGATCGAGGACTCCAATACGCTTCTTCGGTCTACCAGAGAAAACTCCAGGAATCCGGCATGGTTCCTTCCATGACAGATGGCTATGACTGCTATCAAAATGCCTTGGCGGAACGGATGAATGGAATTCTGAAGCAAGAGTTCATGGTCACCAAATGCAACGACTTTGCAGAGCTCAATACCCTGGTGAGGGAATCCGTTGAGATATACAATTCACAACGGCCACATCTCAGCCTAGGAATGAGAACGCCAAACGATGTACACGAATCAGGCTGTGGGGCTAGCCCCACAGCCTGATTGAAACCTTCAAAAACCGTCAACCTATTTCAGGACGGCTCAGTTTCCCGGAAAAATGTTCACACTTTGTTCCACACTTTTTGTTTTTCGGCTCTTTTTTGCACAGAAAAAGGGGCTACGTTTTTATACGTAACCCCTTGAAATCTGGCGGAGAAGGAGGGATTTGAACCCTCGTATGAGTTTTACGCCCATAACACGCTTAGCAGGCGTGCGCCTTCAGCCAGCTCGGCCACTTCTCCACACTTCGAAACGGCGATGTGAATCGTCGTTCCGAGGGGAAAACGTCTACCTTTCCCCCTGATATTTGTCAATAAGGTTGTTCCTTATTTATTCTTTTTGTCTTCTGCTTCGGCGTCTTTCCGACGTTTGCGCTTGAGCGCCTTGTACTTTGTCTCATGGCGACGAGTCTTGGCTCCGCCCATGCGTTCGCGGCCCGGGCCACGTTTGCCAATGCCGGAGATTCCTCGCGACTTTTCCCATTCCTTCTTGTCGTGACTGGAGCGGAACACGATATTGATCGGGGCTGTATTGATGCCCAGCATTTTCCTGAACTGGTTCTCAAGATAACGCGTATATGACTGTTTGACCAGTGTGTGATCATTGCAGAAAAAGACGAATGTTGGAATCTCTTCATCCGCCTGAGTCACATAAAAGAACTTCGGACGTCTGCGCTTCACAACCGGCGGCTGCTGGCGCTCAAGCACGGCCTGGAGCGAACGGTTCAGGATGCCGGTACCAATGCGGATTTCGCATTCCTTGCGCATGGCTTCAGCCAAAGGCAGGAGCTTACCGATCCCGACGCCCTTGTGAGCAGATGTCATGACAATGGGCACATGCGGAATGATGCGCAGTTCGCGGCGGAAAGCTTCCAACGCCATGTTGGTTTCCTTCCTGGGCACGAGGTCAGCCTTGTTGACCACCACGATAAACGGCACCTTCTCCTTGGCGAGAAATTCGATAAGACGCTTATCCTGACGCCCAACGCCAAGGGTAATGTCAATGGTCAGGATTGTGACATCGGACCGCTTTGCGTTCTTCAGCGCTCTGATGACACTGATTTTCTCAAGGTGGTCCTGAATATTGGCGCGCCTGCGAACACCAGCCGTGTCGACAAAGGTGTATCGCTTGTCTTTCTTCTCAAAGGTCACGTCAATGGAGTCACGGGTGGTTCCAGCCACATCAGATACGATGAGCCGATCCTTGCCGATAACCGCATTGATGATGGACGACTTGCCCGCATTGGGACGACCGAGCATGGTCAACCTAAGACCGCGTTCAATTCCGTCATCTTCTTCTGAGGGAACATCCAAACCGACGACGAATTTACGAACACGCTTACGCACATCAGTGAGATTGTACCCGTGAGCGGCAGAAACCGGCATGAAATCCAGCCCCATGGAATGGAATTCAGCTGTCAGCTCGGCTTCAAACTCGCTGCCATCGATCTTGTTGACCAGCATAAAAATGGGCTTACCTGAGCGGCGCACATACTCTGCAGCCTGTCGATCCAGTGGTGTCAGTCCTTCCTTGCCATCAACGACGAAGATAATAGCATGCGCTTCAGTGATCGCCTCTTGAGCCTGCTCGAAAATCTCGTCCTCAAAATCTTTGGAGAGCTCAGGCGTTGCCTCGGATTCCAGAACCATTCCACCGGTATCGATGAGATCAAACCGGACTTCACCCATGCGGCATTCCCCATAGATCCGATCGCGCGTCACCCCAGGCATGTCGTGGGTGATGGACCTCGACTTTCTGAGTAGACGATTGAAAAGTGTGGACTTACCCACATTGGGGCGTCCGACGAGTGCGACTATAGGCAACATGATTAGGCTCCAGATGTAATGATTTCGAAATTCGAAAAACCCCGCGCTTCCTTTTACGGGAAGCGCGGGGAGTAGCGTACCTTGAATCAAATGTCGAGTCTATTGTTCCCGACACATTCGATTATAATCTCTAACTACGGCCCATATCCTCGATAACGGCATTGAGTCGTGACGCCATGGTTGCCACTTCCTGAATGGCCTGGGCTGATTCGCGCATGATGTGCGATGTCTCCATGGCGATCTTGTTGATTTCATCCGTGGCGCGGTTGACTTCCTCACTGGTGGCCGACTGCTGCTCGGAAGCCGTGGCAATGGCCCGGACCTGATCCGAGGCGGTTTCCACGCGAGCAACGATATCGGCAAGAGCCTGACCGGACTCGTTCGCCAAATCCGTACTGCGAGAGACAGCCTGGGCCGCCTTCTCGGTAGCCACGACATTATTCTTCGTCATGGACTGAATCCGGGCAATGGCACCCTCGACCTCGCCCGTGGCGCTCATGGTCTTCTCTGCAAGTTTACGAACTTCATCGGCAACCACCGCGAACCCGCGTCCTGCCTCACCGGCCCGAGCCGCTTCAATGGCAGCGTTCAAAGCCAGAAGGTTGGTCTGATCGGCAATATCTGTAATGACTTCAAGGACATTTCCGATATCGGCAGCCTGCTTGCCAAGCTCTTCCATGGAGCGACGCAGCTCCTCTGCGTGGGAATGAACATCCCCTACCGAGGTAATGACCTGGCTGACGATCGACTCGCCGTTCTTGGCCTGCTCACGGGCCTGGTCTGCCTCTTCGGATGCATGGCTCGCATTTCGTGCCACTTCCAGCACAGTGGAATTCATTTCTTCCATGGCGGTTGCGGTTTCCGAAACACGAT from Pseudodesulfovibrio profundus encodes the following:
- a CDS encoding tyrosine-type recombinase/integrase, with amino-acid sequence MARFTLDTERVKTKKKGIVYRAWLREGRTKLASKQGFKTVREAKEWGNEKETEILQMRELEALEAERATRITFLGASNDYLDWGKSRWGKGTYCGKVGIYARFLEFLAQHHPDGIDAKLDDVPSPLIERYMYHASAQEGCSNKTGNRHCREIGAVWTHAITRGLIDGIRRTKQYIDNPTCDIKPFTVEEYSRPVPTYETVQLYRGEARPGDESDYIEIMCNTIQRGRSIRTLEWTNVKLTERKAGFKHGKRDGTITTVWIHLNDTVYEILKRRFRERETDSPFVFVNPLSGNRYQRNASLIKHLFTNIKKRLEKRLKIEIEHVTGHALRHWGSHMLDKAEVPEERIGKMLDHQRPSTTKIYLEKMRVDEGVANKLEEISKNGPRKPKYLKVVK
- a CDS encoding ribbon-helix-helix domain-containing protein; translated protein: MDMKTKLISIKIAHSTAAQIKRWSNQGINTTTSVIACVRYGLSVGEPLRIKVKRWKLVQIGLRIPVDLLEAVDELAEQWSVSRSEAVDIMVQNTISDSIHGVSAPLTVFLPTVRLPQKYGDNNGTR
- the der gene encoding ribosome biogenesis GTPase Der, whose protein sequence is MLPIVALVGRPNVGKSTLFNRLLRKSRSITHDMPGVTRDRIYGECRMGEVRFDLIDTGGMVLESEATPELSKDFEDEIFEQAQEAITEAHAIIFVVDGKEGLTPLDRQAAEYVRRSGKPIFMLVNKIDGSEFEAELTAEFHSMGLDFMPVSAAHGYNLTDVRKRVRKFVVGLDVPSEEDDGIERGLRLTMLGRPNAGKSSIINAVIGKDRLIVSDVAGTTRDSIDVTFEKKDKRYTFVDTAGVRRRANIQDHLEKISVIRALKNAKRSDVTILTIDITLGVGRQDKRLIEFLAKEKVPFIVVVNKADLVPRKETNMALEAFRRELRIIPHVPIVMTSAHKGVGIGKLLPLAEAMRKECEIRIGTGILNRSLQAVLERQQPPVVKRRRPKFFYVTQADEEIPTFVFFCNDHTLVKQSYTRYLENQFRKMLGINTAPINIVFRSSHDKKEWEKSRGISGIGKRGPGRERMGGAKTRRHETKYKALKRKRRKDAEAEDKKNK
- a CDS encoding IS3 family transposase (programmed frameshift) yields the protein MEDKSKQRVRRTQRDYTMAFKLSVVAQVEKGEMTYKQAQALYGIQGRSTVLKWLRKHGTLDWSKSMVHSRKDPKARETPVQKIKRLEKELEEEKIKTALLNKMIEISDREFGTSIRKKPYPRAARSLQRERQISLSACCRQLGVSRQSVYQAEKRHDAREAMYQEAKAMVLNVRTRMPRLGTRKLYHLLKDAFSAKGIRLGRDGLFSLLRREHMLIKRRKNYTKTTNSKHWLKKHPNLLKDVQPRCPEQVFVSDITYVNTREQTCYLSLVTDAFSRKIMGYNVSRDLSAESTTKALDAAVENKRRRVNTIHHSDRGLQYASSVYQRKLQESGMVPSMTDGYDCYQNALAERMNGILKQEFMVTKCNDFAELNTLVRESVEIYNSQRPHLSLGMRTPNDVHESGCGASPTA